The following coding sequences lie in one Arachis ipaensis cultivar K30076 chromosome B05, Araip1.1, whole genome shotgun sequence genomic window:
- the LOC107640484 gene encoding pentatricopeptide repeat-containing protein At3g63370, chloroplastic-like, whose protein sequence is MITNDSDLLGKIKEMLQRNWTAILVLIQRTANRAADLMAKTAALNKQVYLEWCSALHLLPCTLTTTMATSTLLSSNFHRSFRENPRLNHVATVIPNFSSPKSISLTTPSSLTLSHTFKRTTLKEAFQSLMTLFLTHPFSFQFSHPEAFSMVLELCGSEKAVLQGQQVHAFLVKICGLCGSVFLGTKLVHMYGKCGFFSDAEKVFDRMPDRTVFTWNAMLGAYVSSGNHVKALELYREMRVLGVEPDAFTFPCVLKACGALTDRDFGDEIHGFALKCGFGTFVFVCNALIAMYAKCGDLEGARTLFRNMEDKDDPVSWNSVIFIKILYTH, encoded by the exons ATGATTACGAATGACTCTGATCTGCTTGgcaaaatcaaagagatgcttCAGCGCAATTGGACAGCTATTTTAGTACTCATCCAGCGTACAGCAAACAGAGCGGCTGATTTAATGGCTAAGACTGCTGCTTTAAACAAGCAGGTGTACCTAGAATG GTGCAGCGCACTGCACCTACTCCCCTGTACCCTTACCACCACCATGGCCACTTCAACCCTTCTCTCTTCCAACTTCCACCGCTCCTTTCGTGAAAATCCCCGCCTGAACCATGTTGCTACCGTGATCCCAAACTTCTCTTCTCCCAAATCCATTTCTCTCACCACCCCTTCTTCTCTTACACTGAGCCACACTTTCAAACGCACAACTCTCAAAGAAGCTTTTCAATCCTTGATGACCCTCTTTCTCACTCATCCATTCTCATTCCAGTTCAGTCACCCTGAGGCCTTTTCCATGGTCCTTGAGCTTTGTGGCAGTGAAAAAGCTGTGCTACAAGGGCAACAGGTGCATGCCTTTTTGGTTAAAATTTGTGGGTTGTGTGGTTCTGTGTTCCTTGGTACAAAGCTTGTGCATATGTATGGGAAATGTGGCTTCTTTTCTGATGCAGAgaaggtgtttgatagaatgcctGATAGAACTGTTTTCACATGGAATGCTATGTTAGGTGCCTATGTGTCAAGTGGGAACCATGTTAAGGCGCTTGAATTGTATAGAGAGATGAGAGTTCTTGGAGTGGAGCCTGATGCTTTCACTTTCCCTTGTGTGCTTAAAGCGTGTGGTGCTCTCACTGATCGCGATTTTGGGGATGAGATTCATGGCTTTGCTCTCAAGTGTGGATTTGGTACATTTGTGTTTGTGTGTAATGCGCTTATTGCTATGTATGCAAAGTGTGGTGATCTCGAAGGTGCTAGAACTTTGTTTCGTAATATGGAGGATAAAGATGACCCCGTTTCATGGAATTctgttatttttataaaaatattatatacacaCTAA
- the LOC110271866 gene encoding uncharacterized protein LOC110271866 produces MSTNNAQNSLPGNLNLDANANEVPLLDEEVDDLLDASGAQSHRGRKTTELWTVKIIDSDGTIKPSKLSVREALEWPNGRKIVLKFNNAKQPIGDEAGLLSGVLGLLGSDYEKFYIFEESWRKIITKNKVYNECVKQIFHFDENSEGTIKKNILKSMGKSWKETRLRLYDDFYEPTFTIEQNIEHRSLGIDREH; encoded by the exons ATGAGCACAAATAATGCCCAGAACTCGCTGCCAGGCAATCTAAACTTGGACGCTAATGCAAATGAGGTACCTCTTCTTGATGAAGAAGTTGACGACCTCCTTGATGCTTCTGGAGCTCAGAGTCACAGAGGACGCAAGACTACAGAGCTTTGGACGGTTAAGATCATCG ATTCTGACGGCACAATCAAGCCGTCAAAACTAAGCGTGAGGGAGGCTTTGGAATGGCCTAACGGTAGGAAGATTGTGCTCAAGTTCAACAACGCAAAGCAACCAATTGGAGACGAAGCTGGACTGTTGAGTGGCGTGCTTGGTCTGCTGGGATCTGactatgaaaaattttatatctttGAGGAAAGTTGGCGTAAGATTATCACTAAAAACAAGGTTTATAACGAATGTGTCAAG CAAATTTTCCACTTTGATGAAAATAGCGAAGGAactatcaagaaaaatattttgaaaagtatGGGGAAGTCTTGGAAGGAAACAAGGTTGAGGTTGTATGATGATTTTTATGAGCCAACATTCACGATTGAACAAAATATTGAGCATCGCTCACTGGGAATTGATCGAGAGCATTAG
- the LOC107640485 gene encoding uncharacterized protein LOC107640485 — MVLSRLIIVINYIDKSWITKPRGSVEHRDGLNRFLNFAFANVSSDGMIHCPCPLCGFRFFQTREDAYDHLLMKPFPPNYTFWLHHGERIVDERSSGREELEPTVNSGDQMRDMVHDAFNLLGLQSDDEDSINGHVGDVVEGLPYLSDEPSREAHAFHDLLEDGEQGLYPGCSRFSKLSFLVRLYHIKCMCGVSDKAFGLILELLGMPLSMQGFRRPCTMPRGS; from the exons ATGGTACTCTCCCGTCTCATAATTGTGATAAACT ACATTGACAAGAGCTGGATTACAAAGCCACGAGGTAGTGTAGAACATAGGGATGGTCTCAATAGATTCCTTAACTTTGCATTTGCCAATGTATCATCCGATGGGATGATACATTGTCCATGCCCTTTGTGTGGGTTCCGGTTTTTCCAAACTAGAGAGGATGCCTACGATCATCTTCTGATGAAACCCTTTCCCCCTAACTATACCTTTTGGTTACATCACGGTGAAAGGATCGTAGACGAGAGATCCAGTGGTAGGGAAGAACTAGAACCCACTGTAAATTCAGGAGATCAAATGCGTGACATGGTCCACGATGCATTCAACTTGCTGGGACTGCAGAGTGATGATGAAGACTCGATAAATGGGCATGTCGGAGACGTTGTGGAGGGGTTGCCGTACTTATCTGATGAACCTAGCCGCGAGGCTCATGCCTTTCACGACTTGCTTGAGGACGGCGAGCAGGGATTATATCCGGGATGCTCAAGATTCTCGAAGCTGTCTTTCTTGGTGAGGCTGTACCATATAAAGTGCATGTGCGGAGTGAGCGACAAGGCTTTCGGATTGATTCTAGAGCTATTGGGGATGCCTTTGAGCATGCAAGGATTTCGAAGACCTTGCACGATGCCAAGAGGATCATAA